The following are encoded in a window of Halorarum salinum genomic DNA:
- a CDS encoding VIT1/CCC1 transporter family protein, translated as MPTERRLLRSLLGREDVRSISRRYFVSNGFDGTLTCIGIVVGTVLSGIPDGVTVVKIGLGAAVGLGTSAVWSVWEIERAETHAEILRIERAMLTDLDDTRVQREQQGARVVHATASGLGPLIGILVPLVPFLFEGAVLSMAEAGLVSVALGIGILAAFGAYMGSISGQRWYVSAVRMALAGLVVAVINVFLPG; from the coding sequence GTGCCCACCGAGCGCCGTCTCCTGCGATCGCTCCTCGGGAGGGAGGACGTCCGCTCCATCTCCCGCCGGTACTTCGTCTCGAACGGGTTCGACGGGACGCTGACGTGCATCGGGATCGTCGTCGGGACCGTCCTCTCGGGCATTCCCGACGGAGTCACGGTCGTCAAGATCGGGCTCGGCGCCGCCGTCGGGCTAGGCACGTCGGCCGTCTGGAGCGTCTGGGAGATCGAACGCGCGGAGACGCACGCCGAGATCCTGCGGATCGAACGGGCGATGTTGACCGACCTCGACGACACGCGAGTGCAGCGCGAACAGCAGGGCGCACGCGTCGTTCACGCGACGGCGAGCGGGCTCGGCCCGCTGATCGGCATTCTCGTCCCGCTCGTCCCGTTCCTCTTCGAGGGAGCGGTCCTCTCGATGGCCGAGGCGGGTCTGGTCAGCGTCGCCCTCGGTATCGGTATCCTGGCGGCCTTCGGCGCGTACATGGGTTCGATCTCGGGCCAGCGGTGGTACGTCTCGGCGGTCCGGATGGCCCTCGCGGGGCTCGTCGTCGCGGTGATCAACGTGTTCCTCCCCGGGTAG
- a CDS encoding DUF211 domain-containing protein: MADLRRVVLDVLKPHDPQLLEFTERLAAVGHVEAITTSLLEHDREVQNVEITIEGDALDYGAIEEAIDGLGGTVHSIDEVTYGTHVVEERRTRRDG, encoded by the coding sequence ATGGCCGACCTTCGACGCGTCGTCCTCGACGTCCTGAAACCGCACGACCCGCAACTTCTGGAGTTCACCGAGCGCCTCGCAGCCGTGGGGCACGTCGAAGCGATCACCACGTCGCTGCTCGAACACGACAGGGAGGTCCAGAACGTCGAGATCACGATCGAGGGGGACGCGCTGGACTACGGGGCGATCGAGGAGGCGATCGACGGCCTCGGGGGAACCGTCCACTCGATCGACGAGGTCACGTACGGGACACACGTCGTCGAGGAACGACGGACGCGCCGGGACGGCTGA
- a CDS encoding pyridoxamine 5'-phosphate oxidase family protein → MSEDSPVEMDEEERDAFLGDGGTGVISLSTAADEPPHAVPVSYGYDATEATFYFRLADGDEGAKGDLEGRPVTFVTYGEEEGWRSVVARGRLEGVRSEGIATETLEGLDRVDIPLVDIFHAPLREVAFEFYRLVPDELTGRVESEYTVT, encoded by the coding sequence ATGAGCGAGGACAGCCCCGTCGAGATGGACGAGGAGGAGCGAGACGCGTTCCTCGGGGACGGCGGAACCGGCGTGATATCGCTGTCGACGGCGGCTGACGAGCCGCCACACGCCGTCCCGGTGTCGTACGGCTACGACGCGACCGAGGCGACGTTCTACTTCCGGCTCGCCGACGGGGACGAGGGGGCCAAGGGCGACCTGGAGGGACGGCCCGTCACGTTCGTGACCTACGGCGAGGAGGAGGGCTGGCGAAGCGTCGTGGCGCGCGGCCGGCTGGAGGGGGTCCGTTCCGAAGGGATCGCCACCGAGACGCTGGAGGGGCTAGACCGGGTCGACATCCCGCTCGTCGACATCTTCCACGCGCCGCTGCGCGAGGTCGCGTTCGAGTTCTACCGGCTCGTTCCCGACGAACTGACCGGGAGGGTCGAATCTGAGTACACCGTTACGTGA
- a CDS encoding cation-transporting P-type ATPase, translating to MAVPAAPDAVDWYAEGIDRIHDAFETDPDGLSTEEARSRLSEHGPNRLPRAKPVVWWTILLRQFKDPLIYVLVLAAVVSLAIGEGTDAAFIAAVLLVNAIVGRAQEWQAERSCRALQQLIRTRATVVRDGETRDVDLIVLGTRRRPAEYRSLLGSVTDRVIRLTDRPSLVVKTGVDE from the coding sequence ATGGCCGTTCCCGCCGCCCCGGACGCGGTCGACTGGTACGCCGAGGGGATCGACCGGATCCACGACGCGTTCGAAACCGATCCCGACGGCCTCTCGACCGAGGAGGCCCGGAGCCGGCTCTCGGAACACGGCCCGAACCGCCTTCCGAGGGCGAAGCCGGTCGTGTGGTGGACGATCCTCCTCCGCCAGTTCAAGGACCCGCTCATCTACGTGCTCGTGCTCGCCGCGGTCGTCTCGCTCGCCATCGGCGAGGGGACCGACGCCGCGTTCATCGCGGCGGTGCTGCTGGTGAACGCGATCGTCGGCAGGGCCCAGGAGTGGCAGGCCGAACGCAGCTGCCGGGCGCTCCAGCAACTCATCCGGACGCGGGCGACGGTCGTCCGCGACGGGGAGACACGCGACGTCGACCTGATCGTCCTCGGGACGAGACGCCGCCCCGCGGAGTATCGGAGCCTCCTCGGGAGCGTCACCGACCGCGTCATCCGGCTGACCGACCGTCCCTCGCTCGTCGTGAAGACCGGCGTCGACGAGTGA
- a CDS encoding MgtC/SapB family protein has protein sequence MIDPVADPFGLVVVRVAIAFGIGALIGLEREGSESAGTFAGSRTFPLFALLGALVGAFFPAMLPVVLAALAVPLTVAYAGKVWLERDLGLTTLTAALLVVVLGALTTHSERGAVIAIIVAGAVTALLSAKGTIHGFADRVDERERRASVKFVLVVLVVLPVLPDRELDVLFGLNPRFVWLMVVFVTGLSFLAYALSRAVGAERGIALTGVLGGFVSSTATTVSMAERASEAPTLSRMYAFATVVASIVMFPRALVEVAVINRALLPHVAVPLGAMTAFGAVVAAVVYWRATARTGVDSGTEVENPFRLRPALFFGAVFAVVLLVSELANTRLGPSGVYATAFVSGLADVDAITLTLSRLAADGSVSTDVAATGIVVGAIANTLVKAGLAWLLGPRRLAILVTAVLGAVSVVGILFAVFV, from the coding sequence GTGATCGACCCGGTCGCCGACCCGTTCGGGCTGGTGGTGGTCCGCGTCGCGATAGCGTTCGGGATCGGCGCGCTCATCGGGTTGGAGCGGGAGGGGAGCGAGTCGGCCGGGACGTTCGCGGGGAGTCGCACGTTCCCGCTGTTCGCGCTCCTCGGGGCGCTCGTGGGGGCGTTCTTTCCGGCGATGCTCCCCGTCGTTCTGGCCGCGCTCGCGGTCCCGCTGACGGTGGCGTACGCCGGGAAGGTCTGGCTCGAACGCGACCTCGGGCTCACGACGCTGACCGCCGCGCTGCTCGTCGTCGTTCTCGGCGCGCTGACGACCCACTCCGAGCGGGGGGCCGTCATCGCCATCATCGTCGCCGGCGCCGTCACGGCGCTCCTCTCCGCGAAGGGGACGATCCACGGGTTCGCCGACCGGGTCGACGAGCGCGAGCGCCGCGCCTCGGTCAAGTTCGTCCTCGTCGTGCTGGTCGTCCTCCCGGTGTTGCCTGACCGCGAACTCGACGTCCTGTTCGGACTGAACCCGCGGTTCGTCTGGCTCATGGTCGTGTTCGTCACCGGGCTGAGCTTCCTCGCGTACGCGCTGAGCCGGGCCGTCGGCGCCGAGCGCGGCATCGCGCTGACGGGCGTGCTGGGCGGGTTCGTCTCCTCGACGGCGACGACGGTCTCGATGGCCGAGCGGGCGAGCGAGGCGCCGACGCTCTCGCGGATGTACGCGTTCGCCACGGTCGTCGCGTCGATCGTGATGTTCCCCCGGGCGCTCGTCGAGGTCGCGGTGATCAACCGTGCGCTGCTCCCCCACGTCGCCGTCCCGCTCGGTGCGATGACCGCGTTCGGCGCCGTCGTCGCCGCAGTCGTCTACTGGCGGGCGACAGCGCGGACGGGCGTCGACTCCGGGACCGAGGTCGAGAACCCGTTTCGCCTGCGACCGGCGCTGTTCTTCGGGGCCGTCTTCGCCGTGGTCCTGCTCGTCTCGGAGCTCGCAAACACGCGGCTGGGCCCGTCGGGCGTCTACGCCACGGCGTTCGTCTCGGGGCTCGCCGACGTGGACGCCATCACGCTCACGCTGAGCAGACTCGCCGCGGACGGCTCCGTCTCCACGGACGTCGCGGCGACGGGGATCGTCGTCGGGGCGATCGCGAACACCCTCGTGAAGGCCGGGCTCGCGTGGCTCCTCGGGCCCCGTCGACTCGCCATCCTCGTGACGGCGGTCCTCGGGGCCGTCTCGGTCGTCGGCATCCTGTTCGCCGTGTTCGTGTGA
- a CDS encoding acetate--CoA ligase family protein — translation MTDLSGLFDPDRVAVIGATDREGSVGRALLENLSAFDGELVPVNPNRETVLGRDCYPSIGDAPEASSIDLAVVAVPARFAVDVVRQAGEAGVRNVVVVTAGFSESGDRGERRERELVAVAEEYDLALVGPNCVGVIGTQSGLNATFVRGMPLEGSISLMSQSGALIAAVLGWAAQHGIGFRHVVSLGNEAVLDEVDLVEEWGQDPDVDVVLAYLEDVDDGRRFVDAVREVTAETPVVALKSGRTEAGAEAAASHTGSIAGSDRAYEAAFNQAGILRAGTIQEVFDFGRVLSGQSPLERDGVAVVTNGGGPGVLATDAIGESRLTPAEFGDDLHAHLADVLPRGTDATNPLDVRGDATIDRFRRSLDAVLGADEVAGAVVLSVPTALFEFEELAEVIGRQQRDHGKPVVACLMGGEEADRAAEELEAYGVPNYFDPARAVAGLEALAVYGDVTRREYERPTTFDVERDRARQILAGTGERGVDHVSVEAMELLDAYGVPTPAGDLAESPSDAEAIAADLGDPVVMKLASPDILHKSDVGGVEVGVPLDSVGDTYRAILERARRHDPDATVLGVRVEELVDIEDSTETIVGANRDPQFGHLLLFGLGGIFVQFFEDTSFRVAPVSEREAREMTAEIRAAPMLRGARGRAPADLDAVVETIQRVSQLVTDFPAIRELDINPLVVGPDGVRAVDLRLTVSGDVSSSAE, via the coding sequence ATGACGGACCTTTCCGGCCTGTTCGACCCGGACCGCGTCGCGGTGATCGGTGCGACCGACCGCGAGGGCTCGGTCGGGCGGGCGCTGCTGGAGAACCTGTCGGCGTTCGACGGCGAACTGGTCCCCGTCAACCCGAACCGCGAGACGGTACTGGGGCGGGACTGCTACCCGTCGATCGGCGACGCGCCGGAGGCCTCCTCGATCGACCTGGCCGTCGTCGCCGTCCCGGCCCGGTTCGCCGTCGACGTCGTCCGACAGGCGGGGGAGGCCGGCGTCCGGAACGTCGTCGTCGTCACGGCGGGGTTCAGCGAGAGCGGGGACCGGGGCGAACGGCGGGAGCGCGAACTGGTCGCGGTCGCCGAGGAGTACGACCTCGCGCTCGTCGGCCCCAACTGCGTCGGCGTCATCGGCACACAGTCGGGGTTGAACGCGACGTTCGTCCGGGGGATGCCCCTGGAGGGCTCCATCTCGCTCATGAGCCAGTCCGGGGCGCTCATCGCCGCGGTCCTCGGCTGGGCGGCCCAGCACGGCATCGGCTTCCGGCACGTCGTCTCGCTCGGCAACGAGGCCGTTCTCGACGAAGTCGATCTCGTCGAGGAGTGGGGCCAGGACCCGGACGTCGACGTCGTCCTCGCGTATCTGGAGGACGTCGACGACGGGCGCCGGTTCGTCGACGCCGTCCGCGAGGTGACCGCCGAGACGCCCGTCGTGGCCCTCAAGTCCGGCCGGACGGAGGCGGGGGCCGAGGCGGCGGCGTCCCACACCGGGTCGATCGCGGGTAGCGACCGGGCCTACGAGGCAGCGTTCAACCAGGCGGGGATCCTCAGGGCGGGGACCATCCAGGAGGTGTTCGACTTCGGCCGGGTGCTCTCGGGCCAATCGCCCCTCGAGCGGGACGGCGTGGCGGTCGTCACGAACGGCGGCGGCCCCGGCGTCCTGGCGACCGACGCGATCGGCGAGTCGCGGCTGACGCCCGCCGAGTTCGGGGACGACCTGCACGCCCACCTCGCGGACGTCCTCCCGAGAGGGACCGACGCGACGAACCCGCTCGACGTCCGGGGGGACGCCACCATCGACCGGTTCCGTCGGAGCCTCGACGCCGTCCTCGGCGCCGACGAGGTGGCAGGCGCCGTCGTCCTCTCGGTCCCGACGGCGCTGTTCGAGTTCGAGGAACTGGCCGAGGTCATAGGGAGGCAGCAGCGCGACCACGGGAAACCGGTCGTGGCCTGCCTGATGGGCGGCGAGGAGGCGGACCGCGCTGCGGAGGAACTCGAGGCGTACGGCGTTCCCAACTACTTCGACCCGGCCAGGGCCGTCGCGGGCCTCGAGGCGCTCGCCGTGTACGGCGACGTCACGCGGCGGGAGTACGAGCGACCGACGACGTTCGACGTCGAGCGCGACCGGGCCCGGCAGATACTGGCCGGGACGGGCGAGCGCGGCGTCGACCACGTCAGCGTCGAGGCGATGGAGCTGCTCGACGCGTACGGCGTTCCGACGCCGGCTGGCGACCTCGCCGAGAGCCCGTCGGACGCCGAGGCGATCGCGGCGGACCTCGGCGACCCGGTCGTCATGAAACTCGCCAGCCCGGACATCCTCCACAAGTCGGACGTCGGCGGCGTCGAGGTTGGCGTCCCGCTCGACTCGGTCGGCGACACCTATCGGGCAATCCTCGAGCGGGCGAGACGGCACGACCCCGACGCGACGGTCCTCGGGGTGCGGGTCGAGGAACTCGTCGACATCGAGGACAGCACGGAGACGATCGTCGGCGCGAACCGCGACCCGCAGTTCGGTCACCTCCTGCTGTTCGGGCTCGGGGGGATCTTCGTCCAGTTCTTCGAGGACACGTCGTTCCGGGTCGCGCCCGTCAGCGAGCGGGAGGCCCGCGAGATGACCGCGGAGATCCGGGCGGCCCCGATGCTCCGGGGGGCACGCGGGCGGGCCCCGGCCGACCTCGACGCCGTCGTCGAGACGATCCAGCGAGTATCACAGCTGGTGACCGACTTCCCGGCGATCAGGGAACTCGACATCAACCCGCTGGTCGTGGGCCCGGACGGCGTCCGCGCCGTTGACCTTCGCCTGACCGTGAGCGGTGACGTGTCGTCGAGCGCCGAGTGA
- a CDS encoding proteasome assembly chaperone family protein, with amino-acid sequence MSQEPPSATFDRLTELEAEAPTLIEGLPGHGLVAAIATDMITRQLDLGHHGNVVSDDFPPVTSFQDGRVRELVRVYARDEPPVMTLQSDVALPGRAARALGRCILEDLAPEFDRAIFLAGSPAGTEEQVGDVFGVATTDAIESQLRGADIAPAEGSGLIGGITGALVSECYHADVPAAVLVVKANPYLPDPVAARSVIENALEPLVRFDIDTTELEEQADQIRTQMEQIARHYRQMAEAGRPELEEPTGPNMYQ; translated from the coding sequence ATGTCCCAGGAACCCCCATCAGCCACGTTCGACCGACTGACAGAACTCGAAGCCGAAGCGCCGACGCTCATCGAAGGGTTGCCCGGCCACGGACTGGTCGCAGCGATCGCGACCGACATGATCACTAGGCAGCTGGACCTCGGCCATCACGGCAACGTGGTCTCGGATGACTTCCCGCCGGTCACGTCGTTCCAGGACGGACGCGTGCGGGAGCTCGTCCGCGTCTACGCCCGCGACGAGCCGCCCGTGATGACGCTCCAGAGCGACGTGGCGCTCCCCGGACGGGCCGCGAGGGCGCTCGGTCGGTGTATCCTCGAGGACCTCGCCCCGGAGTTCGACCGGGCGATCTTCCTCGCGGGTTCCCCCGCCGGGACCGAGGAACAGGTCGGCGACGTGTTCGGTGTCGCGACGACGGACGCCATCGAATCACAGCTTCGAGGCGCCGACATCGCGCCGGCGGAGGGGAGCGGATTGATCGGCGGCATCACGGGCGCGCTCGTCTCCGAGTGCTATCACGCGGACGTCCCCGCGGCCGTACTGGTCGTGAAAGCGAACCCCTACCTCCCGGACCCGGTTGCGGCCCGCTCGGTGATCGAGAACGCCCTCGAACCGCTCGTTCGGTTCGACATCGACACGACTGAACTCGAGGAACAGGCCGATCAGATCAGGACGCAGATGGAACAGATCGCCCGGCACTACCGGCAGATGGCGGAGGCAGGGCGGCCCGAACTCGAGGAGCCGACGGGACCGAACATGTACCAGTGA
- a CDS encoding DUF7501 family protein, with protein MSEYSHPPRDSPDWEHPDFCLFCGARLTDGGAGFVDHLADAPACRERFEEWRERVIEDIGGEWSG; from the coding sequence GTGTCCGAGTACTCACATCCGCCACGGGATTCGCCGGATTGGGAGCACCCCGATTTCTGCCTGTTCTGTGGCGCGAGGCTGACGGACGGTGGTGCGGGGTTCGTCGATCATCTCGCGGACGCTCCGGCGTGCAGAGAACGCTTCGAGGAGTGGCGTGAACGAGTCATCGAGGACATCGGCGGCGAGTGGAGCGGGTAG
- a CDS encoding CBS domain-containing protein: MIEHLIHHVPVVQGEEVVGMVTTLDLAAYLARSL, from the coding sequence ATGATCGAACACCTGATCCATCACGTTCCGGTGGTCCAGGGCGAGGAGGTCGTCGGGATGGTCACCACCCTCGACCTCGCGGCGTACCTGGCCCGGTCACTGTAG
- a CDS encoding SDR family oxidoreductase, whose protein sequence is MTDKLADKTALITGASSGIGRAIAIRFADEGANVVVADVREDPREGGTPTHEVIPGARFVETDVSDVEDLRAAIDETVEAFGSLDVMVNNAGVFPGSQPIAAVEEADYDWLMGVNLKGVYFGSKFAAEAMREGGDGGSIVNVSSIAGLVGYADASTYCASKGGITNLVRELALELGEDGIRVNAINPGVIETAMTTQDASVAGTIDQQIPLRRDGQPEDVAGAALFLASEDAAYVTGHNLVVDGGYTAQ, encoded by the coding sequence ATGACCGACAAACTCGCCGACAAGACAGCGCTGATTACGGGTGCGTCGTCGGGAATCGGGCGTGCGATCGCGATCCGATTCGCGGACGAGGGTGCGAACGTCGTCGTCGCCGACGTCCGGGAGGACCCACGCGAGGGCGGCACGCCGACCCACGAGGTGATCCCTGGGGCGCGGTTCGTCGAGACGGACGTCTCCGACGTCGAGGACCTCCGGGCAGCCATCGACGAGACGGTGGAGGCGTTCGGGAGCCTCGACGTCATGGTGAACAACGCGGGAGTGTTCCCGGGGAGCCAGCCGATCGCGGCGGTCGAGGAGGCGGACTACGACTGGCTGATGGGTGTCAACCTCAAGGGCGTCTACTTCGGGAGCAAGTTCGCCGCGGAGGCGATGCGCGAGGGGGGTGACGGGGGCTCGATCGTCAACGTCTCGTCGATCGCCGGACTCGTCGGGTACGCCGACGCGTCGACGTACTGCGCCTCGAAGGGTGGGATCACGAACCTCGTACGGGAACTCGCGCTCGAACTCGGCGAGGACGGCATCCGGGTGAACGCGATCAACCCCGGCGTGATCGAGACGGCGATGACGACCCAGGACGCGTCGGTCGCGGGGACGATCGACCAGCAGATCCCGTTGCGCCGCGACGGACAGCCCGAGGACGTCGCCGGCGCTGCGCTCTTCCTGGCCAGCGAGGACGCCGCGTACGTCACCGGGCACAACCTCGTGGTGGACGGCGGATACACTGCACAGTGA
- a CDS encoding Gfo/Idh/MocA family protein, whose product MVIQLGAIGIGGIGHLELDFLAGMADVQIVAGADVSRGACAVFEDEFDAPAYADHRAMLDAHAGELDGVLVATPHVFHYEQATACLEAGLHVLLEKPMTMDVRDAVALARTARNRDRVLQIGYQRRFHPVFQTMKNVVDSGRMGDLHTVVCYIGQDWITPQQGTWRVDPEVSGGGQLYDTGSHLLDALLWVSGGAPETVTASIEYAVPEIDVSAALTTRLAREGHVATASVAVTGDGVETDPREGYVVWGTRGCLVYTGDRLYVEHKGATRYTVEAGAATHYDETTFRKVRNFVDAVAGRADPQVPAAESVPVVALTEGAYLAAEEGRTVDVQRLIADAEREFEGDGR is encoded by the coding sequence ATGGTCATTCAGCTCGGCGCCATCGGCATCGGCGGCATCGGCCACCTGGAACTTGACTTCCTCGCCGGGATGGCGGACGTCCAGATCGTCGCCGGAGCCGACGTGTCGCGTGGCGCCTGCGCGGTCTTCGAGGACGAGTTCGACGCACCCGCGTATGCCGACCACCGGGCGATGCTGGACGCGCACGCCGGCGAACTCGACGGCGTCCTCGTCGCGACGCCACACGTCTTTCACTACGAACAGGCGACCGCCTGCCTCGAGGCCGGACTGCACGTGCTGCTGGAGAAACCCATGACGATGGACGTCCGGGACGCGGTCGCGCTCGCCAGGACGGCACGCAACCGCGACCGTGTCCTGCAGATCGGCTACCAGCGGCGCTTCCACCCGGTGTTCCAGACGATGAAGAACGTCGTCGACAGCGGACGGATGGGCGACCTCCACACCGTCGTGTGTTACATCGGGCAGGACTGGATCACGCCCCAGCAGGGGACGTGGCGGGTCGACCCGGAGGTCTCGGGGGGTGGCCAGCTGTACGACACCGGCAGCCACCTCCTGGACGCCCTGCTGTGGGTCAGCGGCGGCGCCCCCGAGACCGTCACGGCCTCGATCGAGTACGCCGTGCCCGAGATCGACGTCAGCGCGGCGCTCACCACGCGCCTCGCGCGCGAGGGCCACGTGGCAACCGCGAGCGTCGCCGTGACGGGCGACGGCGTCGAGACCGACCCACGGGAGGGCTACGTCGTCTGGGGGACCCGCGGGTGTCTCGTGTACACCGGCGATCGCCTCTACGTCGAGCACAAGGGGGCGACCCGGTACACGGTGGAGGCGGGGGCGGCAACGCACTACGACGAGACGACGTTCAGGAAGGTGAGAAACTTCGTCGACGCGGTCGCCGGTCGCGCCGACCCGCAGGTGCCCGCCGCCGAGTCCGTCCCGGTCGTCGCGCTCACCGAGGGCGCGTATCTGGCGGCCGAGGAGGGCCGGACAGTCGACGTGCAACGTCTCATCGCCGACGCCGAACGCGAGTTCGAGGGCGACGGCCGCTGA
- the prs gene encoding ribose-phosphate diphosphokinase, translating into MDLVVTPSAEHLDVDAHRLAPHPRDGSRTFPDDEVYVQLAGLDSLDDVVLIHAGQPRPNRGLAYLHGTLELLVENDCSVTLAFSYVPYGRQDEAFYEGTLNYARSILRKLTGYYGVDRIYTVDPHFGHRDWVREVPLEVLHAFPAIRNHVSMDDYVVVGPDLGAVERFGVPGFEKVRGSAHDVELTGELDVDGRDVLVFDDLIATGGTMVEAFRRLKNQGAGTVQAAAVHGVVDEGVRRVRDTYDALYLTNTVANDAANVRIERTMLDGVLGEDAPSDTD; encoded by the coding sequence ATGGACCTCGTCGTAACCCCGAGCGCGGAACACCTCGACGTCGACGCGCACCGACTCGCGCCGCACCCCCGGGACGGGAGTCGGACCTTCCCGGACGACGAGGTGTACGTCCAGCTCGCGGGGCTCGACTCGCTCGACGACGTCGTCCTGATACACGCCGGACAGCCGCGTCCGAATCGGGGACTGGCGTACCTCCACGGGACGCTCGAACTGCTCGTCGAGAACGACTGCTCGGTGACCCTCGCGTTCTCGTACGTCCCCTACGGCAGGCAGGACGAGGCGTTCTACGAGGGAACGCTCAACTACGCCCGGTCGATTCTTCGGAAGCTCACCGGGTACTACGGGGTCGACCGCATCTACACCGTCGACCCCCACTTCGGCCACCGGGACTGGGTTCGCGAGGTCCCGCTCGAGGTGCTGCACGCGTTTCCGGCGATCCGGAACCACGTCTCGATGGACGACTACGTCGTCGTCGGGCCGGATCTCGGGGCGGTCGAGCGCTTCGGCGTCCCCGGCTTCGAGAAGGTCCGGGGGAGCGCCCACGACGTCGAACTGACCGGTGAACTCGACGTCGACGGGCGGGACGTGCTCGTGTTCGACGACCTGATCGCGACCGGGGGGACGATGGTCGAGGCGTTCCGGCGGTTGAAGAACCAGGGCGCTGGAACGGTACAGGCCGCCGCGGTCCACGGCGTCGTCGACGAGGGCGTCCGGCGGGTCCGGGACACGTACGACGCACTCTATCTCACCAACACGGTCGCGAACGACGCGGCGAACGTTCGGATCGAGCGGACGATGCTGGACGGCGTCCTCGGCGAGGACGCGCCCTCGGACACCGACTGA
- a CDS encoding dienelactone hydrolase family protein, giving the protein MAEQTQNPVTIPVDGVELEGELLVPDGAAGLVVFAHGSGSSRKSPRNTFVAEVLRRHGLGTLLFDLLTEEEDREYETRFDIELLTERLLAATEWLRGREGTRATNLGYFGSSTGAAAALRAAARRGDDAAAVVSRGGRVDLASAELAEVTAATLFVVGGADTQVLDLNREALDELTCTRELAVIEGAGHLFEGPGELEEVAELAADWFERHLS; this is encoded by the coding sequence ATGGCCGAGCAGACGCAGAACCCCGTAACCATCCCGGTCGACGGGGTCGAACTCGAGGGCGAACTGCTCGTTCCGGACGGCGCCGCCGGCCTCGTCGTGTTCGCACACGGGAGCGGAAGCAGTAGGAAGAGCCCGCGCAACACGTTCGTCGCGGAGGTGCTCCGGAGGCACGGTCTGGGGACGCTCCTGTTTGACCTGCTCACAGAGGAGGAGGACCGGGAGTACGAGACCAGGTTCGACATCGAACTCCTGACCGAGCGGCTGCTCGCCGCGACCGAGTGGCTTCGCGGGCGCGAGGGGACTCGCGCGACGAACCTCGGCTACTTCGGGTCGAGCACCGGGGCGGCGGCCGCGCTACGTGCCGCGGCCCGGCGCGGTGACGACGCCGCCGCCGTCGTGTCCCGCGGCGGGCGGGTGGACCTCGCGTCGGCGGAGTTGGCGGAGGTGACGGCCGCAACGCTGTTCGTCGTCGGCGGCGCCGACACGCAGGTCCTGGACCTCAACCGGGAGGCACTGGACGAACTCACGTGCACGAGGGAGTTGGCGGTGATCGAGGGCGCCGGCCACCTCTTCGAGGGCCCCGGCGAACTCGAGGAGGTCGCCGAACTCGCCGCGGACTGGTTCGAGCGGCACCTGTCGTGA
- a CDS encoding phosphoribosyltransferase: MFKNRIDAGRRLADVIDDHDVEADVVLAIPRGGLPVGRAVADGLGVPLDIVSARKLGAPWNPELAIGAVASDGTVWLNESLIGEVGVGNAYIEEQIEREREAAEGKVERYRGDRPPLELRGKTVLVVDDGIATGATTIACVRQVKNAGADRVIVAVPVAPPATVERLYDEADEVICVETPPYFAAVGQFYDSFQQVTDEEARTYLRADEADGGGESDQE; this comes from the coding sequence ATGTTCAAGAACCGGATCGACGCCGGCCGACGACTCGCCGACGTCATCGACGACCACGACGTCGAGGCCGACGTCGTGTTGGCGATCCCACGCGGCGGGCTCCCGGTCGGACGAGCCGTCGCTGACGGGCTCGGCGTGCCGCTGGACATCGTCTCCGCACGCAAACTCGGGGCGCCGTGGAACCCGGAACTCGCCATCGGCGCCGTCGCCAGCGACGGCACCGTCTGGCTGAACGAGTCGCTGATCGGCGAAGTCGGGGTCGGGAACGCGTATATCGAAGAGCAGATCGAACGCGAGCGCGAGGCCGCGGAGGGGAAAGTCGAACGGTACCGTGGTGACCGCCCGCCGCTCGAACTCCGGGGGAAGACGGTCCTCGTCGTCGACGACGGCATCGCGACGGGCGCGACGACCATCGCGTGCGTCAGGCAGGTGAAGAACGCGGGCGCCGACCGCGTGATCGTGGCCGTGCCGGTCGCCCCACCGGCTACCGTCGAGCGCCTGTACGACGAAGCCGACGAGGTGATCTGCGTCGAGACGCCGCCGTACTTCGCGGCGGTGGGACAGTTCTACGACTCCTTCCAGCAGGTCACCGACGAGGAGGCCAGAACGTACCTGCGGGCCGACGAGGCGGACGGTGGCGGGGAGAGCGACCAGGAGTGA